The following proteins are encoded in a genomic region of Streptomyces sp. SLBN-31:
- a CDS encoding IlvD/Edd family dehydratase: MTDGRSNSRRSQAWFGAQGRSGMVYRSWMRNQGFGHEVFDGRPVIGIATSASELAPCNTHLTRVAEAVKRGVWQAGGLPLQFPTMATGETLMRPTAMLYRNLMAMEVEELIRANPLDGVVLLSGCDKTTPAMLMGAASVDLPAVMVTGGPMLNGKYRGQDVGSGTHVWKFEEDLKTGRMTEEECFFAEGCMARSNGHCMTMGTASTMACMAEALGMQLPGSAAWPAVDSRRMETAQAAGQRIVRMVEEELRPSQIMTREAFENAIRVNAAIGGSTNAIIHLTAIAGRVGVDLPLRDFDDLVRAVPTLVNLMPSGKYLMEDFCYAGGLPAVMAELLRGELLHGEPITVTGRTIAENTENAECVNPEVITALDAPFQPAGTGTAVLRGNLCPDGAVIKQSAASPHLLTHRGPARVFDSPEAYHAVADDPELDIDENTVIVIRNAGPKGYPGMPEVSNVPLPAKLLKAGVKDMVRICDGRMSGTGYGTVVLHVAPEAAVGGPLALVRDGDPVVLDVPNRTLRLDVDDAELTRRREAWRAPVERHTSGYAWLYTQNVQQADQGADFGFLRGSRGYDVPRDSH, translated from the coding sequence ATGACCGACGGTCGGAGCAACAGCCGCCGCAGCCAGGCGTGGTTCGGCGCCCAGGGGCGCAGCGGGATGGTGTACCGCTCCTGGATGCGCAACCAGGGTTTCGGGCACGAGGTGTTCGATGGACGTCCGGTCATCGGCATCGCGACCAGTGCTTCCGAACTCGCGCCGTGCAACACCCATTTGACGCGCGTCGCCGAAGCCGTCAAGCGCGGCGTGTGGCAGGCGGGCGGCCTGCCGCTGCAGTTCCCCACCATGGCCACCGGCGAGACCCTGATGCGCCCCACCGCCATGCTGTACCGCAACCTCATGGCCATGGAGGTCGAGGAGCTGATCCGGGCCAATCCGCTCGACGGTGTCGTGCTGTTGTCCGGCTGCGACAAGACGACCCCCGCGATGCTCATGGGCGCCGCGAGCGTCGACCTGCCCGCGGTCATGGTCACCGGCGGGCCGATGCTCAACGGCAAGTACCGGGGCCAGGACGTCGGCTCCGGCACCCATGTGTGGAAGTTCGAGGAGGACCTGAAGACCGGCCGGATGACCGAGGAGGAGTGCTTCTTCGCGGAAGGGTGCATGGCGCGCTCCAACGGCCACTGCATGACGATGGGCACGGCCTCGACGATGGCCTGCATGGCCGAGGCGCTCGGCATGCAACTGCCGGGCTCGGCTGCCTGGCCCGCGGTCGACTCCCGCCGGATGGAGACCGCCCAGGCGGCGGGTCAGCGCATCGTGCGCATGGTGGAGGAGGAACTGCGCCCTTCGCAGATCATGACCCGGGAGGCGTTCGAGAACGCCATCCGCGTCAACGCGGCCATCGGCGGCTCCACGAACGCGATCATCCATCTCACCGCCATCGCCGGACGCGTCGGCGTCGACCTGCCTCTGCGGGACTTCGACGACCTGGTCCGCGCGGTGCCGACCCTGGTCAATCTGATGCCCAGCGGCAAGTACCTCATGGAGGACTTCTGCTACGCGGGCGGGCTGCCCGCCGTCATGGCCGAACTGCTCCGCGGCGAGCTGCTGCACGGCGAACCGATCACGGTCACCGGACGCACCATCGCCGAGAACACGGAGAACGCCGAATGCGTCAACCCTGAGGTCATCACCGCCCTCGACGCCCCCTTCCAGCCGGCCGGTACCGGCACCGCCGTCCTGCGCGGCAACCTGTGCCCCGACGGCGCCGTGATCAAGCAGTCCGCCGCCTCACCCCACCTGCTCACGCACCGCGGCCCCGCCCGCGTCTTCGACTCCCCCGAGGCCTACCACGCGGTGGCCGACGACCCGGAACTCGACATCGACGAGAACACCGTCATCGTCATCCGCAACGCCGGCCCCAAGGGCTACCCCGGCATGCCCGAGGTCTCCAACGTCCCGCTGCCCGCCAAGCTGCTGAAGGCCGGCGTCAAGGACATGGTGCGCATCTGCGACGGCCGGATGAGCGGCACCGGGTACGGGACGGTGGTGCTGCACGTGGCGCCCGAAGCCGCCGTCGGCGGGCCTCTCGCCCTGGTGCGTGACGGGGACCCCGTCGTCCTCGACGTCCCCAACCGCACCCTTCGCCTGGATGTGGACGACGCCGAGCTCACCAGGCGCCGGGAGGCGTGGCGGGCACCCGTCGAGCGGCACACCAGCGGTTACGCCTGGCTCTACACCCAGAACGTCCAACAGGCCGACCAGGGGGCCGACTTCGGTTTCCTGCGCGGAAGCCGTGGCTACGACGTCCCCCGCGACTCGCACTGA
- a CDS encoding FadR/GntR family transcriptional regulator, giving the protein MASRGRAEIVVHFRTMHQRVVDELGRRIVGGTWEPGEALPVEDALAAEIGVSRGVLREAVKALAAKGMLQVRPRTGTRVLPPEHWNHLDRDVLRWKQTGDATALLRDTGELRRILEPEAARLAAERAGPDDIRALYDSLAAMQATAAEPGRSGYVEADIAFHRTLLDASGNRLLGSLGRAVDIALEHSFRVSTQTPGAVAASLPGHRAVVEAVEARDPEAAAAAVLAIIESAEEEIAQSPGLPSDAA; this is encoded by the coding sequence ATGGCGTCCAGGGGGCGAGCAGAGATCGTGGTGCACTTCCGGACCATGCACCAGCGCGTGGTCGACGAGCTCGGGCGCCGCATCGTGGGCGGCACGTGGGAGCCGGGGGAAGCGTTGCCGGTCGAAGACGCGCTCGCGGCCGAGATCGGGGTCAGCCGGGGCGTGCTGCGGGAAGCGGTCAAGGCACTGGCGGCCAAGGGAATGCTGCAGGTACGCCCGCGCACCGGCACGCGGGTGCTGCCGCCGGAGCACTGGAACCACCTGGACCGTGACGTGCTGCGCTGGAAACAGACCGGGGACGCCACGGCACTGCTGCGAGACACGGGTGAACTGCGCCGTATCCTCGAGCCCGAGGCGGCCCGTCTCGCCGCCGAACGGGCCGGCCCCGACGACATACGAGCCCTGTACGACTCCCTGGCCGCCATGCAGGCCACGGCGGCGGAACCCGGTCGCAGCGGCTACGTCGAGGCAGACATCGCCTTTCACCGGACCCTGCTCGACGCCAGCGGCAACCGTCTCCTCGGCTCACTGGGCCGCGCCGTCGACATCGCGCTGGAACACAGCTTCCGCGTCAGCACCCAGACCCCCGGCGCCGTTGCGGCCTCGCTTCCGGGTCACCGCGCCGTCGTGGAAGCCGTCGAGGCCCGCGATCCGGAGGCCGCGGCGGCCGCCGTACTGGCGATCATCGAATCCGCAGAAGAAGAGATCGCCCAGTCACCTGGGCTGCCGAGCGATGCCGCATGA
- a CDS encoding GntR family transcriptional regulator — MKAGSSGAVLKRERVRDHILQLIEALHPGDAIPSERSLCADLNVSRPTLRAAVDELVAAGLLVREHGRGMFVAPEKITQELVADSQGMTLPQASGNWSSRLLEFTTIAAGARVGRKLSLSPAADIVYAARLRLVDGTPMAIEHLHIRADVVPTLTTQELEVGELYEHLRRRHHVHVSDAVQSIEPTVVSQAEARLLEVPHLSPALLFERLTNDDTGRPVEYVHSIYRGDRYRIVSRLTLNSSPRDGQTPATGLVPGMEPGKVTHWEVAPTTLR; from the coding sequence ATGAAAGCTGGCTCATCAGGGGCGGTTCTCAAGCGGGAGCGCGTTCGCGATCACATCCTGCAACTCATCGAGGCACTCCACCCCGGGGACGCAATCCCTTCCGAACGATCCTTGTGCGCCGACCTGAACGTGTCCCGGCCAACTCTGCGTGCGGCTGTCGATGAACTCGTCGCTGCGGGACTGCTCGTGCGGGAACACGGGCGTGGGATGTTCGTCGCACCCGAAAAGATCACTCAGGAACTCGTCGCCGATTCCCAGGGCATGACGCTCCCTCAGGCGTCGGGCAACTGGTCCAGCCGCCTGCTTGAGTTCACCACCATCGCCGCCGGCGCCCGTGTAGGCCGCAAGCTCAGCCTCTCCCCCGCCGCGGACATCGTCTATGCGGCCCGGCTACGCCTCGTCGACGGCACCCCGATGGCGATCGAACACCTGCATATCCGCGCGGACGTGGTGCCCACCCTCACCACACAGGAGCTGGAGGTGGGTGAGCTGTACGAGCACCTGCGCCGACGCCACCACGTCCACGTCAGCGATGCCGTGCAAAGCATCGAACCCACGGTCGTCAGCCAGGCCGAGGCGCGCCTCCTCGAGGTTCCACACCTCTCGCCCGCCCTGCTCTTCGAACGGCTCACCAACGACGACACGGGCCGGCCCGTGGAGTACGTCCACTCCATCTACCGCGGTGACCGCTACCGCATCGTCTCCCGCCTCACGCTGAACTCCTCGCCCAGGGACGGACAGACACCCGCGACCGGCCTTGTCCCGGGTATGGAACCTGGCAAGGTCACCCACTGGGAAGTCGCCCCGACCACCCTGCGCTGA
- a CDS encoding cellulose binding domain-containing protein — translation MEPPSTPTTTSAPHRRRVALAAAVALATASGGLAALTGTATAAGEPVTVQYRTSASGATADQAEPWIKVKNTGSAAVQLSQVKVRYYFKADSGSPGYRFACSWAVKGCANITGTFGTLAHPTATADRYLDIGFTSGAGSLAPGADTGDMQLRFYRADWQTLNQSDDYSFGASQTSYANWPKVTAQLAGSTVWGAAPEGNDTTDPPTDPPTDPPAGGQNLFDDFNYTTSSDPRISANGWNVRSNSGGPGVPGATWAPENVTFSSTGGNSVMNMRTSTSGTGESTKQTEVLTKAMKFKNGTYAARVRFADAPVSGPDGDHLVQTFFTINDLKAPMADDYSEYDFEYLPNGGWGESSNILYTTSWETYNPDPWQAVNQHTESRQSYAGWHDLVLTIDNSAIKYYIDGELFGTHDAAYLPERGMSINFNQWLIDFGGLSSSTARSYDEQIDYVLHVKDQVLTPAQVTAKINAYRTAGTNFEDTVSGS, via the coding sequence ATGGAACCCCCCTCCACCCCCACCACCACGTCCGCTCCTCACAGAAGGCGCGTCGCGCTGGCAGCCGCCGTCGCCTTGGCCACCGCATCAGGCGGTCTCGCCGCCCTCACCGGCACGGCCACGGCCGCCGGCGAACCGGTGACCGTCCAGTACCGCACCAGCGCGTCCGGCGCCACGGCGGACCAGGCCGAGCCCTGGATCAAGGTCAAGAACACCGGCTCCGCCGCGGTCCAGCTTTCCCAGGTCAAGGTGCGCTACTACTTCAAGGCCGATTCCGGCAGCCCCGGTTACCGCTTCGCCTGCTCGTGGGCGGTGAAGGGCTGCGCCAACATCACCGGCACCTTCGGCACGCTCGCCCACCCGACGGCCACCGCCGACCGCTACCTCGACATCGGCTTCACCTCGGGGGCCGGCAGTCTCGCCCCGGGCGCCGACACCGGAGACATGCAACTGCGGTTCTACCGCGCCGACTGGCAGACGCTGAACCAGAGCGACGACTACTCCTTCGGAGCCTCCCAGACGTCGTACGCGAACTGGCCCAAGGTCACCGCCCAGTTGGCAGGGAGCACCGTGTGGGGCGCCGCCCCCGAGGGCAACGACACGACCGACCCGCCCACGGACCCGCCGACCGACCCCCCGGCCGGTGGGCAGAACCTGTTCGACGACTTCAACTACACGACCTCCAGCGACCCGAGGATTTCCGCGAACGGCTGGAACGTCCGCTCCAACTCCGGCGGCCCCGGAGTACCGGGCGCCACCTGGGCACCGGAGAACGTCACCTTCTCCAGCACCGGCGGCAACTCCGTGATGAACATGCGGACTTCGACCTCGGGCACCGGCGAGAGCACCAAGCAGACCGAAGTGCTCACCAAGGCGATGAAGTTCAAGAACGGCACCTATGCCGCTCGGGTGCGCTTCGCCGACGCGCCGGTCTCAGGACCCGACGGCGACCACCTCGTCCAGACGTTCTTCACCATCAACGACCTCAAGGCCCCGATGGCCGACGACTATTCGGAGTACGACTTCGAGTACTTGCCCAACGGCGGCTGGGGCGAGTCCTCCAACATCCTCTACACGACGTCCTGGGAGACCTACAACCCCGACCCCTGGCAGGCGGTCAACCAGCACACGGAGTCCCGGCAGAGCTACGCCGGCTGGCACGACCTCGTGTTGACCATCGACAACAGCGCCATCAAGTACTACATCGACGGCGAGCTCTTCGGCACCCATGACGCCGCCTACCTGCCCGAGCGGGGCATGTCGATCAACTTCAACCAGTGGCTGATCGACTTCGGCGGCCTGAGCAGCTCCACCGCCCGCTCGTACGACGAGCAGATCGACTATGTCCTGCACGTAAAGGACCAGGTCCTGACCCCCGCGCAGGTGACAGCCAAGATCAACGCCTATCGCACGGCAGGTACCAACTTCGAGGACACGGTTTCCGGCAGCTGA
- a CDS encoding phage holin family protein, with the protein MGELVQRASQQLTELVRGELRLAQAEMKEKGKRYGKGGGLFGGAGVVGFLMLQALVATAIAALAVPLPVWAAALIVSGVLGVIVAIMAISGKKQVDQAAPPAPEQTIENVKADVAEIKESAQR; encoded by the coding sequence GTGGGCGAGCTGGTGCAACGCGCCTCACAGCAACTGACTGAGCTGGTACGCGGCGAACTGCGGCTGGCGCAGGCGGAGATGAAGGAGAAGGGCAAGCGCTACGGCAAGGGCGGTGGCCTGTTCGGCGGCGCCGGCGTCGTGGGCTTTCTGATGCTGCAGGCGCTGGTCGCCACCGCGATCGCCGCGCTGGCGGTGCCGCTGCCGGTGTGGGCGGCGGCACTGATCGTTTCAGGGGTACTGGGTGTGATCGTCGCGATCATGGCCATCAGTGGAAAGAAGCAGGTGGACCAAGCCGCGCCGCCCGCACCCGAGCAGACGATCGAGAACGTGAAGGCCGACGTGGCCGAGATCAAGGAGAGTGCACAGCGATGA
- a CDS encoding DUF3618 domain-containing protein yields the protein MTQPPHDEPTAAGPDELREQVEQTRTELGQTVEALAARTDVKARAQEKAAEVKHQAAAKAGKLKEQATHKAGELKTKAADLTHQAQESVPDSAKEKAAQAAGQVREKAAQAGQLWEEKAPEPVRQRAAQGAQLARDNRNLLLTAAGVAVVVWLACRGRKD from the coding sequence ATGACCCAGCCACCACACGACGAGCCCACCGCCGCCGGCCCTGACGAACTGCGCGAGCAGGTCGAACAGACCCGCACCGAGCTCGGGCAGACGGTTGAGGCGCTGGCCGCCAGGACCGACGTCAAAGCCCGCGCTCAGGAGAAGGCCGCGGAGGTCAAGCACCAGGCCGCTGCCAAGGCCGGCAAGCTCAAGGAGCAGGCCACCCACAAGGCCGGGGAGCTGAAGACGAAAGCCGCCGACCTGACGCACCAAGCGCAGGAAAGCGTGCCCGACTCGGCCAAGGAGAAGGCCGCTCAGGCCGCCGGGCAGGTCCGCGAGAAGGCGGCTCAGGCCGGTCAGCTGTGGGAGGAGAAGGCGCCCGAGCCGGTGCGGCAGCGGGCGGCCCAGGGGGCGCAGTTGGCGCGCGACAACCGCAACCTGCTGCTGACGGCGGCCGGCGTGGCCGTCGTGGTGTGGCTGGCCTGCCGTGGCCGGAAGGACTGA